Proteins co-encoded in one Seriola aureovittata isolate HTS-2021-v1 ecotype China chromosome 1, ASM2101889v1, whole genome shotgun sequence genomic window:
- the gjd6 gene encoding gap junction protein delta 6 — protein MTEWTLLKRLLDAVHQHSTMIGRLWLTVMVIFRLLIVAVATEDVYTDEQEMFVCNTLQPGCSTVCYDAFAPISQPRFWVFHIISVSTPSLCFIIYTWHNLSKLPHNTTQRLGQGPGDMAGQGGPDVGRDSGREAYDQSYDSDSCSIRSHKHLGHSLADVLEGITTQSLQRGDPKNIVSLSQARVCPFREGSAEGHVVSGGVLSKCYIFHVCLRAVLEVGFVLAQWKLFGFQVPVHFLCTSAPCSQPVDCYVSRPTEKTIFLCFMFCVGVFCIFLNLLELNHLGWKKVRLAVRLKERSSWGGCPGMRGGYETFPPDSPSLTSSLGFRDVTSTTSLPTLDLVVGHQPDWTCAVNCGSMREPEEVTGTKLQQPKRQDSHKGERHPLNSKKEIRGSKQRSAQVWI, from the coding sequence ATGACGGAGTGGACCCTGCTCAAACGTCTCCTGGATGCTGTCCATCAGCACTCCACTATGATTGGTCGCCTGTGGCTCACAGTCATGGTCATCTTCCGGCTGCTCATTGTGGCTGTGGCAACCGAGGACGTGTACACCGATGAGCAGGAGATGTTCGTGTGCAACACCCTGCAGCCGGGATGCTCCACTGTCTGCTACGACGCTTTTGCACCCATCTCACAACCTCGCTTCTGGGTGTTCCACATTATCAGCGTCTCCACGCCGTCGCTCTGCTTCATCATATACACATGGCACAATTTGTCCAAGCTACCCCACAACACCACCCAGAGGCTGGGGCAAGGACCTGGAGATATGGCAGGGCAGGGAGGCCCAGATGTGGGGCGTGACAGTGGACGGGAGGCGTATGATCAGAGCTACGACTCAGACAGCTGCTCCATCCGCTCCCACAAGCATTTAGGTCACAGCCTGGCAGATGTGCTGGAGGGCATCACCACCCAGAGCCTCCAGAGGGGAGACCCCAAGAACATCGTGTCCTTGAGCCAGGCCCGAGTTTGCCCCTTCAGGGAGGGGAGTGCAGAGGGTCATGTGGTCTCTGGAGGGGTTCTGTCtaaatgttacattttccaTGTGTGTTTACGTGCTGTTCTGGAGGTGGGCTTCGTCCTGGCCCAGTGGAAGCTGTTTGGCTTCCAGGTGCctgttcatttcctgtgcaCCTCTGCCCCCTGCAGCCAGCCGGTGGACTGCTACGTGTCCAGGCCCACGGAGAAGACCATCTTCTTGTGCTTCATGTTTTGTGTTGGGGTTTTCTGTATCTTTCTGAACCTGCTAGAACTCAACCACTTGGGCTGGAAGAAGGTCCGCCTGGCTGTGAGGTTGAAGGAGAGGTCGTCCTGGGGAGGTTGCCCGGGTATGAGGGGGGGGTATGAAACGTTCCCTCCGGACAGCCCCTCTCTCACATCCTCGTTAGGCTTCAGGGACGTGACCAGCACCACCTCTTTGCCCACTTTGGACCTGGTGGTGGGTCACCAGCCGGACTGGACTTGTGCTGTGAACTGTGGCAGCATGAGGGAGCCTGAGGAGGTGACAGGGACCAAACTACAGCAACCAAAGAGACAGGACTCCCATAAAGGAGAGAGGCATCCTCTGAACAGTAAGAAGGAGATCAGAGGCTCCAAGCAGAGGAGTGCTCAGGTCTGGATATAG